One Desulfovermiculus halophilus DSM 18834 genomic region harbors:
- a CDS encoding ferredoxin, producing the protein MSKKVVLDQEECIGCESCVEICPEVFAFDADTEKAYVIKPEGGPEDDIQEAMDSCPVECISWEE; encoded by the coding sequence ATGAGCAAGAAAGTTGTGTTGGATCAGGAAGAGTGCATTGGATGCGAGAGCTGTGTGGAGATCTGCCCCGAGGTGTTCGCCTTTGACGCGGATACGGAAAAGGCCTATGTGATCAAGCCCGAAGGCGGCCCGGAGGACGACATCCAAGAGGCCATGGATTCCTGCCCAGTGGAATGCATCTCCTGGGAAGAGTAG
- the truA gene encoding tRNA pseudouridine(38-40) synthase TruA, protein MPRLKLIVAYTGTHFQGWQVQPGTRTVQGCLQDALSTICSQKVVVHGSGRTDSGVHALGQVAHADVPQKRCDVPWVRALNRMLPEDIAVREAQYVHPGFHAQYSAREKEYVYSLWTHPEYVLPQDRPFVWWMPGVEAAPLREAAEVIRGEHDFAAFQNAGTPVAHTVRRLHDVEIRDRDRRIDCSFTANGFVKQMVRNLMGALVAVGRGKMGIGQLRSLLESRDRRLGPATAPARGLTLVQVGYDPGTLSRIN, encoded by the coding sequence ATGCCCCGTTTGAAACTGATTGTGGCCTATACTGGCACTCATTTCCAGGGTTGGCAAGTTCAGCCCGGGACACGTACAGTGCAGGGCTGCCTGCAGGATGCCCTGTCCACAATCTGTTCCCAGAAGGTTGTGGTTCACGGTTCAGGCCGAACAGACTCCGGGGTGCATGCCCTGGGCCAGGTGGCCCACGCCGATGTTCCCCAAAAGCGGTGTGATGTGCCCTGGGTCCGGGCCTTGAACCGTATGCTTCCCGAGGATATTGCCGTACGGGAGGCACAATATGTCCACCCCGGATTCCATGCCCAGTATTCGGCCCGGGAAAAGGAGTACGTGTACTCCCTGTGGACCCATCCGGAATATGTATTGCCCCAGGATCGGCCCTTTGTCTGGTGGATGCCCGGAGTGGAAGCCGCTCCCCTGCGGGAGGCTGCTGAAGTCATCCGGGGCGAGCATGACTTTGCCGCTTTTCAGAACGCCGGTACACCGGTGGCTCATACGGTACGTCGCTTGCATGATGTTGAAATAAGGGACAGAGACCGCCGGATTGACTGCAGCTTCACAGCCAACGGCTTTGTCAAGCAGATGGTCCGTAACCTCATGGGGGCCTTGGTGGCTGTGGGCAGGGGAAAGATGGGTATCGGCCAGTTGCGTTCTCTTTTGGAAAGCAGGGACCGCCGCTTGGGTCCGGCTACAGCTCCGGCCAGAGGCCTGACTTTGGTTCAGGTGGGATATGATCCGGGGACACTTTCCCGGATCAACTGA
- the panC gene encoding pantoate--beta-alanine ligase codes for MQVLSSVHAFQNQCLDLRCSGRVTALVPTMGYFHEGHLSLMRWARENADTVLVSLFVNPAQFGPAEDLDRYPRDLERDQDLARESGVDILFTPQADEVYSPNHDTWVDVPGLSTYLCGQSRPHFFRGVCTVVCKLLNMALPHTAVFGQKDWQQMVVITRMARDLNLPVQIVGRPIVREEDGLAMSSRNAYLSDQERRQAAHIYAGLQYIQDWVRDGETGTAKLKSRLEDYYARNIPSGRIDYVHFVHPWELTPVDRIDSQVLAAVAVHVGSARLIDNMLIQG; via the coding sequence ATGCAGGTTCTCAGTTCAGTACATGCGTTCCAAAACCAGTGCCTTGATCTTCGCTGTTCCGGACGGGTCACTGCCTTGGTCCCGACTATGGGCTACTTTCATGAAGGACATTTGAGCCTCATGCGCTGGGCCCGGGAGAATGCGGACACTGTTCTGGTCAGTCTGTTCGTCAACCCCGCACAATTCGGTCCAGCCGAAGACCTGGACCGCTATCCCCGCGACCTGGAGAGGGACCAGGACTTGGCCCGGGAATCCGGGGTGGACATCCTGTTCACTCCCCAAGCGGATGAGGTTTACAGCCCCAATCACGATACCTGGGTGGACGTGCCCGGTTTGAGCACCTATTTGTGCGGGCAGAGCAGGCCGCATTTCTTCCGCGGGGTGTGTACCGTGGTCTGCAAGCTGCTGAATATGGCCCTGCCGCATACAGCGGTTTTCGGCCAAAAAGACTGGCAGCAGATGGTGGTCATCACCCGTATGGCCAGAGATCTGAATCTTCCGGTGCAGATTGTTGGACGACCAATCGTCCGGGAAGAGGACGGCCTGGCCATGAGCTCCAGAAATGCGTATCTCAGCGACCAGGAGCGGAGACAGGCTGCCCATATCTATGCCGGTCTGCAATACATCCAGGATTGGGTCCGGGATGGGGAAACCGGGACCGCGAAGCTCAAATCGCGGCTGGAAGACTACTATGCCCGGAACATACCGTCTGGACGCATTGATTATGTGCACTTCGTCCATCCCTGGGAACTGACCCCGGTGGATCGAATCGATTCCCAGGTTCTGGCTGCTGTGGCTGTGCATGTGGGCTCGGCCAGACTTATCGATAACATGCTGATTCAAGGATGA
- the panD gene encoding aspartate 1-decarboxylase, with amino-acid sequence MAMRCFLQAKIHRATITFADVDYVGSIAICPKLMEASGILPNEQVDVYNVTNGNRLTTYAIVGNQGEIGLNGAAALKGRAGHKVIIAAYTWLNRDELDGHEPRLVFVDEQNREMR; translated from the coding sequence ATGGCAATGCGGTGTTTTTTACAGGCCAAGATTCATCGGGCAACGATTACCTTTGCCGATGTCGACTATGTGGGAAGCATAGCCATTTGCCCCAAGCTGATGGAGGCATCCGGCATATTGCCCAATGAGCAGGTGGACGTGTACAATGTGACCAACGGCAATCGGCTGACCACCTATGCCATTGTCGGCAACCAGGGGGAGATCGGCCTCAACGGTGCTGCGGCTCTCAAGGGGCGGGCAGGGCACAAGGTTATCATTGCCGCGTACACTTGGCTGAACCGGGACGAGCTGGATGGGCACGAGCCCAGGCTGGTCTTTGTCGACGAGCAGAATCGAGAAATGCGGTAA